Proteins from one Oscillatoria nigro-viridis PCC 7112 genomic window:
- a CDS encoding glycosyltransferase has translation MTHFGIHCPVDTGHLNPMTTLGCELLRRGHRVTVFNFLDAKAKTLATGLEFQPFAEQEFPVGWFAEILSQRGKLSGLAALRHTFKAVAKTSDAILREAPMAIKKAGVEALLVDQVCIEGGTIAEFINIPFITVCSALLLNRDPNIPPICTLWQYDPTWKGRLRNQVSYQLLSLLARPIREGISEYRRKWKLPLHSHPNDYYSKLAQITQQSAELEFPRQNLPPHFHFTGPYHNPATRKPVPFPFEQLTGKPLIYASMGTIQNRLLDVFQTIASACEGLDAQLVISLGGGATPESLPPLPGNPIVVGYAPQLELLQKAALTITHAGMNTTLESLSNGVPMVAIPVANDQPGVAARIAWTGVGEVVALKELSVSKVRSAIVKVLTQESYKQRAIEMQEAIGRSGGVKRAADIIEQAVLTGKPVLASKI, from the coding sequence ATGACCCACTTCGGCATTCACTGTCCAGTAGACACCGGCCACCTCAACCCCATGACAACATTAGGCTGCGAACTGCTTCGCCGAGGCCATCGAGTCACCGTATTTAACTTCCTCGATGCTAAAGCCAAAACTCTAGCCACCGGATTAGAATTCCAGCCATTCGCTGAACAAGAGTTTCCCGTCGGCTGGTTTGCAGAAATCCTTAGCCAACGGGGAAAACTTAGTGGACTTGCGGCATTGCGACATACTTTTAAGGCAGTTGCGAAGACTTCGGATGCTATTCTCAGAGAGGCTCCGATGGCCATTAAAAAAGCTGGTGTAGAAGCTCTGCTTGTAGACCAAGTTTGTATCGAAGGAGGAACAATTGCAGAATTTATAAACATTCCTTTTATCACAGTTTGCAGTGCGTTACTATTAAATCGAGACCCCAACATTCCACCGATTTGTACCCTTTGGCAGTACGATCCGACTTGGAAAGGACGCTTACGGAATCAAGTCAGCTATCAGTTACTCAGTTTGCTTGCCAGACCGATTCGAGAAGGGATTTCTGAGTATCGCAGAAAGTGGAAATTACCTTTGCACTCCCACCCAAACGATTATTACTCGAAACTCGCTCAAATCACTCAGCAGTCGGCTGAATTAGAGTTTCCCCGACAAAATTTACCCCCGCATTTTCATTTCACCGGCCCTTATCACAATCCAGCCACTCGCAAACCAGTGCCTTTTCCTTTTGAACAATTAACCGGCAAACCATTGATTTATGCTTCGATGGGAACTATTCAAAATCGCTTGCTAGATGTTTTTCAAACGATCGCCTCTGCGTGTGAAGGATTAGATGCCCAATTGGTAATATCTCTCGGAGGTGGTGCGACTCCCGAATCGCTGCCGCCCTTGCCGGGAAATCCGATCGTTGTTGGTTATGCACCGCAATTAGAATTGCTGCAAAAAGCTGCTCTGACGATTACTCACGCTGGGATGAATACGACTTTAGAATCGTTGAGCAATGGAGTCCCAATGGTAGCAATTCCTGTGGCAAATGACCAGCCGGGAGTGGCAGCGCGGATTGCTTGGACGGGTGTTGGTGAAGTGGTTGCTTTGAAGGAATTGAGCGTTTCTAAAGTCCGATCGGCAATTGTGAAAGTCCTAACCCAAGAGTCGTACAAACAAAGGGCGATCGAGATGCAAGAGGCGATCGGGCGATCGGGAGGAGTCAAGCGCGCCGCGGATATTATCGAACAAGCTGTATTGACTGGGAAGCCTGTCTTGGCTTCTAAAATCTAA